A portion of the Fulvia fulva chromosome 1, complete sequence genome contains these proteins:
- a CDS encoding Engulfment and cell motility protein 2: MDEPPDVATLVAGLVAESESAKKYAVYKLKGQLGDPSFADAFIQCNGLPPLRQAVLDTSGNTQAYALGSLNVLLELDMGWECIDEEVLDKALALAISHPLVNIVRNALHLLVLIVSQPLTTGISDEDAQSGFVALKPALDNHPQFLESLVHRLSASDHGLCANALQLVNALMNDAIVNGGEHEWPKFIKKLQDLGVIGGVGMLMRGDAASDADSPLATAILEFQSLTKVLLRQWRDVMVNMELPEHKRALKTINLLSKPEPYSPPPAANGVKPRKHHPEKWRRLGFETESPAWEFDETGYLGMMDLVEYCKRNEDSYVKTLMEQASLPREQRCPIARASLSVTLILYEHFEVDDAGFSSANNRNNSVSGRLMPSVDNLYKPLLLQWGRLHTAALNALMRLWKDAGAEHEDFYKMEEVVRIIVERIVGSTGRKTDVGRVEEELRRVSLETARRWQMENLNEVYQDAWGPHLVQVREQLHHESMQFMEEQRIRCLLQGSWFPTSSQASGAANWRYVRLSHNRKWLHYQNYSAKGEGEPPLADLPEQIDLNAVTSVDSNVSASEQPIMKSQNDSTETLKDSARDSAKGTTTKITILGLLSPAGSRSAEAEEGVLLELFPQTSYLASEWLDGLLMLLDQRPITKNTTRLIEMMEDWGVRLRMLNLRWEDVDWEALELSVKGDAVDSKAVPSREGVDEQYWYALPDEVEEP; the protein is encoded by the exons ATGGACGAGCCTCCGGATGTGGCCACGCTGGTCGCCGGCCTTGTCGCTGAGAGCGAGAGCGCGAAGAAATATGCGGTGTATAAGTTGAAGGGACAATTGGGAGATCCGAGTTTCGCGGACGCATTCATACAGTGCAATGGGTTGCCGCCGTTGAGGCAGGCGGTACTGGATACAAGTGGGAATACGCAGGCGTATGCGCTCGGGAGTTTGAATGTGCTGTTGGAGCTGGATATGGGGTGGGAGTGTATAGATGAGGAAGTTCTGGACAAG GCACTTGCGCTGGCCATCTCACATCCTCTGGTCAACATCGTGCGCAACGCGCTACATCTCCTGGTCCTAATCGTCTCGCAACCACTGACGACCGGCATCTCTGATGAAGACGCGCAGTCTGGATTCGTTGCGCTGAAGCCGGCGCTGGACAATCACCCGCAATTTCTGGAGTCTCTGGTACATCGATTGAGCGCGTCTGATCATGGCCTGTGTGCGAATGCGCTGCAGCTGGTCAACGCTCTGATGAACGATGCCATCGTCAATGGAGGCGAGCACGAATGGCCCAAGTTCATCAAGAAGTTGCAAGATCTGGGAGTTATTGGAGGAGTGGGTATGCTCATGCGTGGTGATGCAGCAAGCGACGCCGACAGTCCTCTAGCAACAGCCATATTGGAGTTTCAGAGCTTGACGAAGGTCCTGCTGAGGCAATGGAGAGATGTAATGGTCAACATGGAGCTACCTGAGCACAAGAGGGCGTTGAAGACGATCAACCTGCTGAGCAAGCCAGAGCCCTACAGCCCGCCACCAGCGGCCAATGGAGTGAAGCCCAGGAAGCACCACCCAGAAAAGTGGCGACGGTTGGGCTTCGAAACGGAATCTCCTGCTTGGGAATTCGACGAGACTGGCTACCTCGGCATGATGGATCTGGTGGAGTATTGCAAACGCAACGAGGACTCTTACGTTAAGACGTTGATGGAACAAGCGAGTCTGCCACGCGAGCAACGGTGTCCGATCGCACGTGCAAGTTTGAGCGTTACCTTAATACTATACGAGCACTTCGAGGTCGACGATGCGGGATTCTCCAGTGCTAACAATCGCAACAACAGTGTCTCAGGCAGGCTGATGCCCAGCGTCGACAACTTGTACAAGCCACTACTTCTCCAATGGGGTCGCCTGCACACTGCTGCGTTGAATGCATTAATGCGGCTCTGGAAGGACGCCGGCGCCGAACACGAAGACTTCTATAAGATGGAAGAGGTTGTGCGCATCATAGTGGAGAGAATCGTGGGGTCGACGGGTCGCAAGACGGATGTAGGTCGAGTTGAGGAAGAGCTCAGACGAGTCAGTCTTGAGACAGCCAGAAGATGGCAGATGGAGAACCTAAATGAGGTCTATCAAGACGCGTGGGGTCCACATCTCGTACAAGTTCGCGAGCAGCTGCATCATGAGAGCATGCAGTTCATGGAGGAACAGCGCATTCGGTGCCTACTTCAAGGCTCGTGGTTCCCAACATCATCGCAGGCTTCGGGAGCCGCAAACTGGCGGTATGTGCGTTTAAGCCACAACAGGAAATGGCTGCACTATCAGAACTACTCCGCCAAGGGCGAGGGCGAACCACCGCTGGCAGACCTGCCTGAGCAGATTGATCTCAACGCAGTCACGTCCGTCGATAGCAACGTGTCGGCATCCGAGCAGCCTATCATGAAATCCCAAAACGACAGCACAGAAACCCTCAAGGACTCCGCACGCGACTCCGCCAAGGGGACCACAACAAAAATAACAATCCTAGGGCTCCTCTCCCCAGCAGGGTCTAGGAGCGCCGAGGCGGAAGAAGGCGTGCTGTTGGAACTGTTCCCCCAGACCTCCTATCTAGCATCGGAATGGTTGGACGGACTCCTAATGTTATTGGACCAACGACCAATTACCAAGAACACGACGCGGCTGATCGAGATGATGGAGGACTGGGGGGTGAGATTGCGGATGCTGAACCTTCGCTGGGAGGACGTGGATTGGGAGGCTCTAGAATTGTCCGTAAAAGGAGATGCCGTGGACTCCAAGGCAGTGCCGAGCAGGGAAGGGGTGGATGAGCAGTACTGGTACGCGTTGCCGGACGAGGTTGAGGAGCCCTAA